The Athene noctua chromosome 11, bAthNoc1.hap1.1, whole genome shotgun sequence genome has a segment encoding these proteins:
- the RLIM gene encoding E3 ubiquitin-protein ligase RLIM, with protein sequence MESSDSSDKGNIDQSEAQRQSQLDRLDREEAFYQFVNNLSEEDYRLMRDNNLLGTPGEITEEELLRRLHQVKEGPPQQNSDENRGAESAEDVSNGDSIIDWLNSVRQTGNTTRSGQRGNQSWRAVSRTNPNSGDFRFSLEINVNRNNGNTNPETESESSVEPSSGEDLENGQSDSEIPRSDSPSVRQPGSERSTSEELTTEEASPPRGQRRARSRSPEQRRTRVRTDRSRSPINPVSETPRRSHHNTSSQTLDRSSVNEAEGSSRTRQHVTLRQHTVGTEMPSENAVLFSTPETRPVPQAAGSSETNGTSESTTPGQRPPTIVLDLQVRRVRPGEYRQRDSIANRTRSRSQTPNNTVTYESERGGFRRTFSRSERAGVRTYVSTIRIPIRRILNTGLSETTSVAIQTMLRQIMTGFGELSYFMYSDSDADPSGPTPNQNVDASEPQNGAGGTSSNEGADVSSGEVYEGGNEGGSTSGARREGRNTRGSVTFEESGSLPFLSLAQFFLLNEDDDDQPRGLTKEQIDNLAMRNFGESDALKTCSVCITEYTEGNKLRKLPCSHEYHVHCIDRWLSENSTCPICRRAVLASGNRESVV encoded by the exons ATGGAAAGCTCAGATTCTAGTGATAAAGGAAATATTGATCAATCAGAAGCACAACGTCAGAGTCAGCTAGATCGGTTAGATCGAGAAGAAGCTTTCTATCAGTTTGTAAACAACCTGAGTGAAGAGGACTACAGGCTTATGAGAGATAACAATTTGCTGGGAACACCAG GTGAAATTACTGAAGAAGAGTTGCTGAGAAGGCTACACCAAGTTAAAGAAGGTCCGCCACAGCAAAACAGTGATGAGAATAGAG GTGCAGAGTCCGCAGAAGATGTTTCAAATGGAGATTCTATAATAGACTGGCTTAATTCAGTCCGACAGACTGGAAATACAACACGAAGCGGGCAGCGAGGAAACCAGTCTTGGAGAGCAGTAAGCCGGACTAACCCGAATAGTGGTGACTTCAGATTCAGTTTGGAAATAAATGTCAACCGTAATAATGGGAACACAAATCCAGAAACTGAGAGTGAGTCATCTGTAGAGCCTTCCAGTGGGGAGGATTTGGAAAATGGCCAAAGTGACTCTGAAATTCCAAGGTCTGACTCACCATCTGTAAGGCAGCCTGGATCAGAAAGGAGCACTTCAGAGGAGCTAACAACTGAGGAAGCTTCCCCTCCTAGAGGGCAGAGGAGAGCGAGAAGTAGGAGTCCAGAACAGCGGAGAACGCGGGTTAGGACTGATAGAAGTAGGTCACCTATTAATCCAGTGAGTGAGACTCCTCGCAGGTCTCATCACAATACATCATCTCAAACACTTGACCGCTCCTCAGTGAATGAAGCTGAGGGAAGCTCTAGAACTAGGCAGCATGTGACATTAAGGCAGCATACAGTGGGGACTGAGATGCCAAGTGAAAATGCGGTTCTGTTTTCAACCCCTGAAACAAGACCTGTTCCTCAAGCAGCAGGCTCTTCAGAAACTAATGGCACCAGTGAGTCCACAACTCCTGGGCAGAGGCCTCCTACCATAGTACTTGATCTTCAGGTCAGAAGAGTTCGTCCAGGAGAATATCGGCAAAGAGACAGCATAGCCAACAGAACTCGGTCCAGGTCCCAGACACCTAACAACACAGTCACTTACGAAAGTGAACGAGGAGGGTTTAGGCGCACGTTTTCACGTTCAGAACGAGCTGGAGTGAGAACTTATGTCAGTACCATTAGGATTCCTATCCGTAGGATCTTAAACACAGGCTTGAGTGAGACTACATCAGTTGCTATTCAGACTATGTTAAGGCAGATAATGACAGGCTTTGGAGAGCTGAGTTACTTTATGTATAGCGATAGTGATGCAGATCCTAGTGGCCCAACTCCAAATCAGAACGTGGATGCCTCTGAGCCACAGAATGGAGCTGGAGGTACTTCAAGCAATGAAGGTGCAGATGTTAGCTCAGGGGAGGTGTATGAAGGTGGTAATGAAGGTGGCTCAACATCTGGTGCCAGACGGGAAGGTCGGAATACAAGGGGCTCGGTCACATTTGAAGAAAGTGGTTCTCTACCATTCCTTAGCCTAGCACAATTTTTCCTACTAAACGAAGATGATGATGACCAACCAAGAGGACTCACCAAAGAACAAATTGACAACCTAGCAATGAGGAATTTTGGTGAGAGCGATGCTCTGAAAACCTGTAGTGTGTGTATTACAGAGTACACAGAAGGCAACAAGCTCCGTAAATTGCCTTGTTCGCACGAGTATCATGTCCACTGCATTGATCGCTGGTTATCAGAAAATTCCACTTGTCCCATTTGTCGCAGAGCAGTCTTAGCTTCTGGTAACAGAGAGAGTGTTGTCTAA